A window from Rana temporaria chromosome 8, aRanTem1.1, whole genome shotgun sequence encodes these proteins:
- the LOC120910093 gene encoding zinc finger protein OZF-like, whose amino-acid sequence MMENQPPLTSPDGSRKRNSTKRGPRTRNSTQEGHTIPHHDQGGNLGDYNIVVKEELEVEDEEYGLMKELSEGHKDQLMEPPERCPRPLNPRDSTQEGHTIPHHHQDEERIGIKVVVKGEEEEEDETYVLGDQQSEQGAGMVGTTEQEESSLDNSKGGNRPQKTSRRNLSTAQSSEKVNSVDQNRHQKRFSCSECEKSFTQKGSLLRHQKIHTGERNIPCSKCGKSFTDKRALSEHQIIHKSFPCSECGKHFTQTADLLAHQKIHKNKSPFSCSECGKGFPQKVNLLRHQRVHTSNRPFSCLECGKCFIFRTNLLLHQRIHTGERPFLCLECGKSFSVKGKLITHQRFHTGERLFPCPECEKSFTQKTDLDKHLRSHTGERPYSCVECGKCFSQISSLLTHQRIHTGERPYSCSECGKSFSQKCSLLKHQKTHARAGPCICSECGKCFPHKSSLDKHQRSHTRESALSCSKCKKSFIHKGNLARHEKTHAS is encoded by the exons atgatggagaatcagccgcccctcacatcaccgg atggatccagaaAAAGAAACTCAACAAAGAGAGGTCCTCGTACTCGGAATTCCActcaggaaggtcacaccatcccccaccatgatCAG GGCGGAAACCTTGGGGATTATAACATTGTCGTTAAGGAAGAGTTAGaagtggaggatgaggagtacgGTTTGATGAAGGAACTTTCCGAAGGTCATAAGGATCAATTGATGgagccaccagagagatgtccccgtcctctgaatccccgggattccacacaggaaggtcacaccatcccccaccatcatcag GATGAGGAACGTATAGGTATAAAAGTTGTGGttaaaggggaagaagaagaagaagatgagacATATGTGTTGGGCGATCAGCAGTCTGAGCAAGGGGCTGGAATGGTGGGGACAACTGAACAGGAAGAATCATCTTTAGATAACAGcaaag GTGGAAATCGCCCTCAGAAGACCTCAAGGAGAAATCTCAGCACTGCACAGTCTTCTGAAAAAGTAAATTCCGTTGACCAAAACAGACATCAGAAACGtttctcatgttcagagtgcgagaAATCTTTTACTCAAAAGGGAAGCCTTCTTAGACACCAAAAAATACACACGGGGGAGCGCAATATCCCATGTTCGAAGTGCGGGAAGAGCTTCACTGACAAAAGAGCACTTTCCGAACACCAGATAATCCACAAGTCTTTCCCGTGTTCCGAGTGCGGGAAACATTTCACTCAGACAGCAGACCTTCTCGCACACCAGAAAATCCACAAAAACAAATCTCCTTTTTCGTGTTCGGAGTGCGGAAAAGGATTTCCTCAAAAAGTAAACCTTCTTAGGCACCAGAGAGTTCACACGTCTAATCGCCCCTTTTCCTGTCTAGAGTGTGGGAAATGCTTCATATTTAGAACAAACCTTCTGttgcaccagagaattcacacgggcgagCGCCCGTTTTTATGTTtagagtgtgggaaatcttttTCTGTTAAAGGAAAGCTCATTACacaccagagatttcacacaGGCGAGCGTCTTTTTCCCTGTCCCGAATGCGAAAAGTCTTTCACACAGAAAACGGATCTTGATAAACATCTGAGAAGTCACACAGGGGAGCGTCCTTATTCCTGtgtagagtgcgggaaatgtttttcccaGATAAGCAGCCTTCTTACGCATCAAAGAAttcacacgggcgagcgtccttattcatgctcggagtgcgggaaaagtttttcccaaaaatgcagccttctTAAACACCAGAAGACTCACGCTCGGGCGGGCCCTTGTATatgttcggagtgcgggaaatgttttcccCATAAAAGCAGCCTTGATAAACACCAGAGGAGTCACACTCGGGAGAGCGCTCTCTCGTGTTCAAAGTGCAAGAAATCCTTTATACATAAAGGAAATCTAGCGAGACATGAGAAAACACATGCTTCTTGA
- the LOC120910189 gene encoding gastrula zinc finger protein XlCGF66.1-like — translation MDEDQSHMTDRILDLTLEIIHLLTGEGYEVVKKISGERLTCNSSSHVLSSITVSPSPSFIPERNKKNKILEVTKRITELLTGEVPIRCQDVTVYFSMEEWEYLEGHKDLYKDVMM, via the exons ATGGATGAGGACCAAAGTCACATGACCGACAGGATATtggacctcaccctggagattaTCCACCTGCTAACCGGAGAG GGTTATGAAGTAGTAAAGAAGATATCTGGAGAGCGGCTGACATGCAACAGTAGCTCCCATGTGCTATCCTCCATTACAGTTTCTCCATCTCCCTCATTCATCCCTGAGAGAAACAAGAAGAataagattctagaagtcaccaagaggATCACTGAGcttctgacaggagag gttcctataaggtgtcaggatgtcactgtctatttctccatggaggagtgggagtatttagaaggacacaaagatctctacaaggacgtcatgatg
- the LOC120910074 gene encoding gastrula zinc finger protein XlCGF57.1-like — MVTIKDEESSVDLSTAGYDVWNSPEGPVFLSPEYNTEENGIARYSVEVNPAVENIQPAFYCIDGSLGTSKPEEYSSDIGGHRSDKTFQCSECDKSFRKNADLLRHKRLHTGQSLFSCSECEKSFILRSHLVRHQRHHNGERLYTCRECQKSFKQKSDLLKHLKIHTGERPFVCTVCGKTFTAKYILIEHQRLHTGEMPFKCTDCGKGFVRKGTLIIHQRTHTRERPFSCLECGKRFKQKLCLVRHQKLHEFEESLSCSNCGKTFKTKYELHVHQRIEAGEEIFTCSECEKSFLAKSDLQIHQRVHTGEKPFSCFECGRSFSVKGSLNTHIKLHTGERPFSCQECGKCFIQKRELLRHQGTHVAERPYSCSECEKSFKTQADLLLHHRAHTGQIFSCQECGKTFLKRSKLLRHQRGHSGEKPYSCPDCGKRFSQKGNLDTHVRVHTGEKPFSCSECGKCFIKKGALARHQQTHTGLRPFPCLECGKCFTRKFNLVQHQKLHVDQSSFSCPDCGKCFTRKDNLIRHRKKHML, encoded by the exons ATGGTGACAATTAAAGATGAGGAATCATCTGTAGATCTCAGCACAG CTGGATACGATGTGTGGAATTCCCCGGAGGGACCTGTTTTTTTATCTCCAGAATATAACACGGAAGAAAATGGAATTGCCAGATATTCTGTAGAAGTAAACCCCGCTGTCGAAAACATACAACCTGCGTTTTACTGTATAGATGGATCACTGGGTACCTCCAAGCCCGAGGAATACTCTTCAGATATTGGTGGACATCGCAGTGATAAGACATTTCAATGTTCCGAATGTGATAAGAGTTTTAGAAAGAACGCCGATCTTCTTAGACATAAGAGACTGCACACGGGCCAAAGCTTGTTTTCCTGTTCAGAGTGCGAGAAATCTTTCATCTTGAGATCACACCTTGTTAGACATCAGCGACATCACAACGGAGAGCGTCTCTACACTTGTCGTGAGTGCCAGAaatccttcaaacaaaaatcggACCTTCTCAAGCATTTGAAAATCCATACTGGCGAAAGACCTTTTGTGTGTACCGTGTGCGGGAAAACTTTTACAGCCAAATATATACTCATCGAGCACCAGCGCCTGCACACCGGTGAGATGCCGTTTAAGTGCACGGATTGCGGGAAGGGTTTTGTACGGAAAGGAACTCTCATCATACACCAGCGAACTCACACGAGAGAGAGGCCGTTTTCCTGCCTGGAGTGCGGCAAACGGTTTAAACAGAAACTGTGTCTTGTCCGACATCAGAAGCTTCATGAGTTTGAGGAGTCTTTGTCGTGTTCGAATTGCGGGAAAACGTTTAAAACCAAGTATGAGCTCCACGTCCATCAGAGGATTGAGGCGGGCGAGGAGATCTTCACGTGTTCGGAATGCGAGAAATCGTTTTTGGCCAAATCGGATCTTCAGatacaccagagggttcacaccGGCGAGAAGCCCTTTTCTTGTTTCGAGTGCGGGAGGAGTTTCTCGGTGAAAGGGAGCCTCAACACGCACATCAAACTCCACACCGGCGAGAGGCCGTTCTCCTGCcaagagtgcgggaagtgtttcataCAGAAACGAGAACTCCTTAGACACCAAGGAACGCACGTAGCCGAACGCCCTTACTCATGCTCTGAGTGCGAGAAGTCATTCAAAACGCAGGCTGATCTCCTTTTACATCACAGGGCTCACACTGGCCAGATCTTTTCATGCCAGGAGTGCGGCAAAACATTTCTAAAGAGATCGAAGCTTCTCAGACACCAGAGAGGGCACTCTGGGGAGAAGCCCTACTCGTGTCCCGATTGTGGAAAACGGTTCTCGCAGAAGGGGAACCTCGACACTCATGTCAGAGTCCACACTGgtgagaagccattttcctgctCAGAGTGTGGCAAATGTTTCATAAAGAAAGGCGCTCTTGCACGACATCAGCAAACGCATACGGGCTTGCGGCCATTTCCCTGTCTGGAGTGCGGAAAGTGTTTCACCCGGAAATTCAACCTTGTCCAACACCAGAAGCTTCATGTAGACCAGAGTTCATTTTCGTGTCCAGATTGTGGCAAATGTTTCACTAGAAAAGACAATCTAATTCGACATCGGAAGAAGCATATGCTTTGA
- the LOC120910161 gene encoding gastrula zinc finger protein XlCGF17.1-like has protein sequence MEEWEYLEGHKDLYKDVMMEDHHIPQHCQSGSLTDFNVIVKEEDDDEMHEDDVTEMWQCLEGHKDLYKDVILENQQSLISMDAADAPNTSKAHLKCPNYNAEDSGILQYSPEVHPIIQRLHHIDRSTDSSDLQESSCEKIFSCLECGRSFIQEEELIIHQKVHNEEKPFSCCYCGRCFPHKRNLNKHLKLHTSTRPFSCSDCGRCFIEKGQLLRHQRRHTGGELPFSCSECEKSFISKPKLIIHQRSHTGERPFLCSECGKCFAQKGHLTMHLKLHSGEKPFSCAECGKCFIEKAKLIRHQRCHIGERPFSCSECGKCYTRKEHLIGHLRLHAC, from the exons atggaggagtgggagtatttagaaggacacaaggatctctacaaggacgtcatgatggaggaCCACCATATACCACAGCACTGTCAG AGTGGAAGCCTGACTGATTTTAATGTTATTGTTAAAGAAGAAGATGATGATGAAATGCATGAGGATGATGTGACAGAAATGTGGCAgtgtttagaaggacacaaggatctctacaaggacgtcattttgGAGAATCAGCAGTCCCTTATATCGATGG ATGCAGCTGATGCCCCGAATACCTCAAAGGCACATCTTAAATGTCCTAATTATAATGCAGAAGATAGTGGTATTTTACAATATTCTCCAGAAGTACACCCTATTATCCAAAGGTTACACCACATAGACAGATCAACGGATTCCTCTGATCTCCAAGAATCTTCATGTGAGAAGATCTTTTCTTGCTTAGAGTGTGGTAGATCCttcatacaggaagaggaacttATTATACATCAGAAGGTTCACAACGAGGAAAAGCCCTTTTCATGTTGCTATTGCGGCAGATGTTTTCCACATAAAAGGAATCTCAATAAGCATTTGAAGCTCCACACTAGTACAAGACCGTTTTCCTGTTCAGACTGCGGCAGATGTTTCATAGAGAAGGGACAGCTTCTTAGACACCAGAGAAGACACACGGGCGGTGAGCTTCCATTCTCATGTTCCGAGTGTGAGAAGTCCTTCATTAGCAAACCGAAACTCATTATCCACCAAAGAAGTCACACCGGGGAGAGGCCCTTTTTGTGTtccgagtgcggaaaatgttttgcaCAAAAAGGACACCTCACCATGCACCTAAAGCTCCACTCTGGCGAGAAGCCGTTTTCAtgtgctgagtgcgggaaatgttttatagaGAAAGCAAAGCTTATTAGACACCAGAGATGTCACATAGGTGAGCGTCCTTtttcttgttcagagtgcgggaaatgttacaCTCGGAAAGAACACCTAATTGGACATCTGAGATTACATGCCTGCTGA